The region CGATCTCCCGCAATTTTACCTCCGATCCTATCTCGGTTCTTGCAGCGTCTTGAGGGGGATTCGCTTGTGAAAGTGGCCAGAGGGAACTCGGGTCTTGCGGCGTAGGGCTCTCTTTCTCTCAAACGGGATATTAATCTCTTAGTGGGATTGCCGTACTGAGGGCTTTCGTTTTGTTTCTCGGTTGTGAAACTTGCGCTGCGCCAGGACGAGAGGGGCGGCGCGTCTCTTCTTGATACCTTTTTGCCGCAGGCTTTCTTGAAAGACTCCCTATTCTCTCTTTCCccccctctctctctttATCTCTTCGTCTCATTTGCATGTTGGGGAATAAGGATTGAGTCCATTCTTTTTACTTTGCTCTATTTTCAAAGTTGTTTTTGCTTATCTTGAACGGCGGTGCCTTCGTCCGCTCCTTTGCTACATCTATTTACTTGTTTTTGTTACGGTTGCCCTGCAGGGACAGAGGTGACGTTTACTTGCCTGCACATACCGACTTGGACCAAGAAGCTTCGTCATCGCCGTAGCACCGTTCGCACTGCAGCAAGCCGCCCGACCTTGGCCGATATACGTCAATAGACCCTACCTGCAAGTGCCAACGCCGGCTCGGTCCATAGTTTAGTCTTGGGGCGTTCGACATGCTGAACCAAGCTGCGAAGAAGTTCTCCAAGATGCACGTTAGACGAAATCCGAACCTGTCTATACAGGCGACCACGCAATACTCGCAACTCAGCCCTCCGCCTCATTCTGCCAAGTCGAGCGCGTTTCTCTCTCCTTCGGCTCCTTCACGTCGTGGACTCCTCGCGAGATCGCCTCCGCCCAGTCCGAGCCTTCCGAGCTTGTTGCCGAAACATGGAAAGAAGGGTATCAACACGACCTATTCAAAGCTGTGGAAGCGGCTACTCATAGGATTCTGTGTTGTTTCCTTTATCGTTTGGATTGTGCTTGGGCAAATATACGGGGCCTCGCAAGCTGCGGTGGGCAATGTTGAGGAGGAAGCCGCTGAGGACTGGGAGATGGTTGGTGGTAGCACGTTACCGCACGAGCCTGTTGCTCTGGCACTTCAGGATGCCAAGGGAAAGATGAGGTGGACAGTATCAATACCTGCGGAGCTTAGTTTCCCATTGAAACCGGCGCAGTATCGCGAGGTCTGCCACCAGGCTATGGAGGTGTCCAACCAGGTCAGGCAGGATGCACAGAAGCAGAGTTTTGTGAAGAGAATGTTGAATTATAATCAGCAAGATCAATATTACATTGACATACAAGAGGCGGAGGAACAGGGTCTGCTGCCACCCTCGAAAGCGAGTGGCCGACCAAAGGGATTTGTGGAGGATGAAGATATCAAAGATGGAATCTCTACCGAGGGGCTCAAGGTCTGTGACAAGTCCTTGACCTACGTTATGGAGACGAAAGACGCGGGCTTCGGCAACACGCTGATGTACATGTGGTTGGCGTATGGTTTGGCGAAAGCTGAGAACCGTGCCTTCTTCATCGACGATACTCGCTGGTACGTTTTGATTCCAACCCTAGTACCACACTCTTGACACTGACCATCATTAGGCCCTATGGTAGATTTTCGTCCTTCTTCCAACCTCCACCTGCCGCGAAATGcctccctcctcctccttcgCACATGGTTCCTTGCCCCCATACCGCACGTCACATTGTTGCCAGTGCCGCCACAACTGGGTCTACATTTGGCCACTCATTCACTGAGGAGTGGGAGGACCCAACAAAGATGCAAGTACAGCGGCAAGTCAAGATTTTCGGTCTCGCCCGAACCGGCTACGAAGCACTCTTCAAGATCCGCCCAGAAGACGCAACATACGTCGAGGAGCGATCCAAAGAACTCTACAGTGCCGTAAAGAGTGAGGGCGGCCTCAGCATCGGCATGCACGTGCGCCACGGCGACAAACACCCCATGGAATTCCAATACCAAAAAGACTACATCCCATTAACCCGCTACATTGACACCGCGCGTAATCTCTACATCGAAATTGTCGAAGGCGGTCTCAAGTCCAAGCACAAAATCAAGCGCAGCCTCTTCTCCTCCCCCGATAACACCCCCGCGCCCTCGCCGCCCGTCACACCACCTCAAAAATGATCCTCGCTTCCGATGACCCCAACGTCTACGACTCCCCCCGAACTAGGACCAAACTCAATCCGCGCTCAAGACCGTATCGTCCTCGCCACAAAAACCGCGCTCGAAGCCGCGCAAAAGGAACCAAAGAAGAACCACTGGATCGACGAGATCACCGGCTGGGAAGGCGGTTTCTACCGCGACGTCTTCTTTTCGCTGGGCCAGTCCGGCGGTAACGCACAGGATACTGGTAAGGTGAATAATGCTGATAGCCCTGTCCCTGAGCAGGCTATGAAGCTGAGGGAGCTGGTAGGAAGGGCGTACTTGCTGGATTTGGCGGTGCTGGGAAAGGCCGATACGGTGATTTGTACGGTTAGTAGTACGAGTTGTAGGCTGCTGGCTGTTATGATGGGCTGGCAGAGAGCGATTGGGGGAGGGCATGTGGAGGAATATTGATGGGGATTTTGATTGGAGGGGGGGTTGTTTGGTGAGATTGGTGGATTGGGTGGCTGTTGTGGCTTCTTGTTGTTGTAGTTCTTTTCTCTAGTTGGAGTAGGTTTGGGGGTTGGATAGTTTCTTTTTCTGGTGGTTGGTAGGAGGATGTTGCATGCATATTACGGCCTAAAGGCGTTCTTTGTGGTATTTTTTCTCTCGCCCTCACTGTCTTTTCGATTGTGCATATCCACTTGCATACTGAGCCAAAGATTGAATACCAAGTTGTCTTACAACCTTGATTCCGCATGAGCATAGCAAGTATAACACAAGTACAGATTTCATACAAGTTTGCGCACCAGCTGGTGGTTGTGATATAGTCAAGAATATGGTTGACCCGAAAGTTTTTAATGATTTCGAATTGCTGTTGGCTTGCTAACTGTATGATGAAGTATAGATACTAATACTACTTGCTTTCATGTGCGTATCAAGCCAGCACATTCTCACACTGTCAAACCACATGTTCCTGGAAATAAAAAGTTCGTGTCTGATAGACACTGAATTAAACCTTGCCAACGGCAAATAATTCCCAAGTACCTGCCTATCCACAGATCGACACGGCAGGCAAGGCTTTCCTAGCGCCTCAACGCGTGCCTCGGCTATTTGCGCCTCCCCTCCCCCGTCCCCGATCGGTGGTCGGCTATGTAATCATAGATGCATCCGGCTTACCCTTGCTTTTGTCTTTCAACGACGACAGACACTGCGTTAATCCTTGATTTACTCATCTCAAGAAGGCAGTCAAGGCTTGTGTATCTTTTTTGTATAGTTGGGGTATCAGGACAGGAACTACGATTGGGATTCAGATAAGAGAGCGGAAAGCAACAGATAACTATGGCGCAGCCAAAGATTACGTTTTATGTGGATATCGTATCGCCGTTTGGATATATTGCTTTTTACATCTTGAAGGTATATTTCCGGTGGGGGAGGGAGGATGTAGGCGTAAGAGGGGATAGGTGATGCAGTGCTAACAAGGAGTTAGAACTCCCCTGTGTTCAAGCAATGTGAGATCACATATGTGCCTATCTTACTGGGCGGATTGATGAAAATGTGTGGCAATACGCCGCCGTTGAAGGTGAAGAGTATGTGGTATTTTTCCCTGTCATGTTTCTTGGGTATATGCGGTCAGGACCAGTGGGCAAGTCAGGAGAAAAAGAAGAAGCCTGCTGTCTGGTGTGTATTTTCCGAGTCCATATTCTAACAGCAGCGCAGACAAGGACAAGTGGATCGAAAATGAGCGTCAGCGCTTGTCAAAGCACTTCAACGTGCCCATGTTACAGGATGCGCCGCCGGGCTTTCCTACAAACACACTGCCTGTCCAACGTGCCCTGGTCGCATTATCCCTGTCCCATCCACAGAAGTTGGAGAGCGCCGTTGCGCTTTTCTGGGATAACTTCTGGGTCCAATGGAATGATCCGAATCAGCCGGAGAATATGCTGTCCATCCTTAAGACGGTGTTGGGTAGCGACGAAGAGGCGAAGGCGGTGATTGAGCGGATGAAGGAGGAGGCGGCGAAGAAGACGTTGAGTGCGAACACGGGTAAGGCGTTTGAAGATGGGGCTTTTGGGTTGCCTTGGTTTGTTGGTAAGTGTGCTTTCCCGTTTGCGTCGAGTGATTGCGTGAAGTGAGAGTGCGCGTGTTGACAGTCAGCTGCAGCTACGAATGTGGAGGGAGCGAGTAAGGGGTTCTGGGGTGTGGATCACATGGGTCAGCTATGTGATCATCTGGGTCTTGAAAGGCCTGTCGGTAAAGGATGGCGTGCGTTGCTATAAGAAGGGAAGTAAGTTGCACTTTGCATCTTTTAACTCTACTGTATCAACAATTGCAGCGCTATGTCTTTGCCTGTTCCTCCAATCATTCCAGAGATTGCAACAAGTATTTGCTCCGTTACAGTGGCTTCTCGAGGGCCACTGGTAAAGGTGAACTATGCGTTCTTCGCGAATTCGCGATGCGGTTTCTGTGGCGCCTCTTACTTGCAGTTCCTATAGCTACGAGCCACAGTACAGGCCTCTGTTAGGCAACACGCCATGCTGCGTATGTCAGGGGACAGACAAACAGATCAACAACAGCTCTTTGATCTTTGGGCGTTGCGGTGGGTTGTGAAATCTTAGCTATTGTCTGCCTATCGTCCTTGGTTATCCATTGCGCAATTACGCTTCTCTCACCTCTTAGCACATTCGCCACTACCAATCGCCTCACCTAAGCTTAGGAGAATTCACTGCGACAGTTGCACCTCTACGCTTGCACTTGCGACCCTGCAATCTATATAATCCCCTACTCTGTCGTTTGTGCATTCTCTGCATCAAACGCACTACACTGCTCTTTGTTTACCTTTCCAATTGACACCAATCAATACCCATCGGCACCAACACACACGCGCTGCTGTCATGTAAATGGATCCCTACCGCAGGAACGAGCTCCCTGAGACAGTCAGACGCTACAAGGCGTACACTGATCAGTTTGAACAGTGGCTCATAAAGACGGCGATTCAGCGCGAGGTCGAGGTCGCAGAGATAATCAACACAAAAGCGCAGAAGAACAAGGGCAAGAAGGGCTACAGGCTGGCGATTGGACAGCAGAAGCAGCTCGTCGAGGCGATCGCGTCTACCAATACTCCCCTCAATGACACGTCTGGCTTGCTTGACCTCAGTGACGCCATTCGCTCGCGCAAAGAAGTGGCCGAGTACCATCGCTTCCAGAACTCCGAAGACGATGGGCATGCATACTTTAACTTGAACCTCGAGGGATTCATGACATCCCTGAGTCGCCTTGTTGTCCCCAAGATGTTCAGAAGCGAAGAGCCCAAAGAAAAGAGTCCAGTCACCTACCTTCTTCGTTTCGGAGGTCCAGATACTGTTGCCGAGGAACAGAACGAGCGACTCAAGAAGATGCgcgaggaagaagatgaggatgTCGAGGTCGAGGACGATAGTCAGCCACGTCCGGTTCCGGTACcgccgaagaagaagaaccCCGACGAACAACCTATGACTGAAGCCGAAACGCTACTGCAGACAGAGCATACACTCATTTGCTTTCTCTACAACTATAATCGCCTCCGCCTCGTCGTTCGAGATACTTGGGATGCATACCATAACGGCGAGATCACTGCAGTCACCGCAGGACTGGTGACGGACCTTGTACAGAGTCACCTCCACCAGGACGTAAACGCTATTACCGAGGAGCTGGAATTGCGACCAGGAGAGCTACCCATCCTCTTGCATACACTGCAGAAGAAGTTAAACACTCCTCATGACCATCCCGCCCAAGCTGCAGACGGCATAGTTGAAGTACACCACGTACGCTATCTCTTCGCGTATGAAGGTACATATCTCTTCTTAAGGTACCACCGCAAGGACGCGCCACCAGGGCCTTTAGATGCAGAAGGCAAACCCCACAAGCATTGGGCTTCGAACTGGATACATTTCTATGACTTGATCAGGAAGAGTGAGCTTAAGCTGCCGAAATGGGATCACTTTACTGAGGAGATACTAATGCACCCGTCTCCCTCCCGCAGCTACCTCCCTCTTGGACTACAAATCATCCTCGACGTCATAGATATCACAAATCCAGATAGCCGTAAGCTGTTGTTCGACTTGAGGGAACACGGTCTGGAAGTCTCCAACTGCATCCGCCTCCACATAGAGTTTGAGGACCGCATGTGGGCGAATGATAACAAGCCAGACTACTTCACCAGTGAGGAAGTCAAGTTCAGTAACACATACTTGGCAACGGCCACCCATCTACTCGAATGGGTGCAGGAACTGATCAAGTCGAAAACAGGGCCGGACGGAGAGCAAATAATGACCGCAGGTGTTTTTGTTACACTCCATGCTACGCTCGCGGGTATGTCAATGTGGCATTTCAATGTCTCCTACCAAGGTGCGGCCATCGTGAAGACCCAGTGGTTCGTCAATGCACTTGCCCACCTATACAATGCCGCGCGCCAGATTGGTGGCCTAGACTTAGAATGGCCTGACCTCGAGTTCCTTATCAAGACACAGGGAGAGAAGCGTATCTTCCAAGGCGATCGTCCTACAAGCCCCGACGACTTCTTCAGCCGGTTTCTTTTATCCTCTACCGCTGTCTCAAGTCGTGCCTTTGCCTCCGATTACCGCCATGGCAATACCAAAAGCCAGCATATGCCGAACATGTCTTCAAGCGCGCAGAAGAATCACGGCTTCATACCAGATCTACCACTAGAGATGAAGATCCGCGAATTCTACACCACAAATTCCACAGACGAGAACCGATGGATCCGGCGCCATGCTGTCTTCAACTATCTACACACCAAACGTGAAGAGAGTACTCCTGTAGCAGACAGCAAGGAAGTACTTACCCGTCTCGAAGATCTCCGCAAAGCCTTTAAATCCTTCACCACAAAGATATCTCCCCCAAAGCCCAAGAAGAGAAAGGGAAAGAAATCCAAGCCCAAGGTCAACAAACCCGACTTTTGGTCCCAAGACGAGACCCACGCTGACCTCCTCACCACCATGCGCACCGAACTCGCCGCAAACGAAGTCCACAACAACTTCGATTACCTCTCCTTCTACCGCCGCGCCTTCACCCTTGTCATGGCGATTCGAGAGAAGGTGCTGCTTGGTGACCGTCTCCGCAGTCTACACGCCACACATGTAGACGAGGAGAAGGAACCAAGCAACTTCACGCTCATCTGTGAGCTCTTCCGCGAAATGCGGATAGGCGAGAAGACGAGGGCAGAGAAGGAGGACGAGGAAAAGGGGCTGGGCACACAACTCTCGACCAAGGTGGTGCCTGTAGGGCAGCTGGGCGCCGTCACGGATATGATCCGTGACCTCATCGGCCGGGAGGGCGGTGAAGAGCTCAAGCGCGCTCAGCTGCGGCGGGACCGTGACTGGGAGGGCCTCAAGGCCGCGTATGCGGCCgaggaggagaaggaagCGGCAGTTGGCGGAGACGTGGTGCTGGCGGCTGAGTAGGGGTGGGATGAAAGATAGCGTGTCAGGATACATAGATAAATCTCGAATAGTATACGTTCAGTTACATAAGACCCCGCTAGCTACCAGGCCGTGATAATGCTACATAACTCCTCCAGAAACAACTTGGATACCTCCTGGGTGATACTTCATGTC is a window of Pyrenophora tritici-repentis strain M4 chromosome 2, whole genome shotgun sequence DNA encoding:
- a CDS encoding NahD, 2-hydroxychromene-2-carboxylate isomerase; translation: MLRMSGDRQTDQQQLFDLWALRNELPETVRRYKAYTDQFEQWLIKTAIQREVEVAEIINTKAQKNKGKKGYRLAIGQQKQLVEAIASTNTPLNDTSGLLDLSDAIRSRKEVAEYHRFQNSEDDGHAYFNLNLEGFMTSLSRLVVPKMFRSEEPKEKSPVTYLLRFGGPDTVAEEQNERLKKMREEEDEDVEVEDDSQPRPVPVPPKKKNPDEQPMTEAETLLQTEHTLICFLYNYNRLRLVVRDTWDAYHNGEITAVTAGLVTDLVQSHLHQDVNAITEELELRPGELPILLHTLQKKLNTPHDHPAQAADGIVEVHHVRYLFAYEGTYLFLRYHRKDAPPGPLDAEGKPHKHWASNWIHFYDLIRKSELKLPKWDHFTEEILMHPSPSRSYLPLGLQIILDVIDITNPDSRKLLFDLREHGLEVSNCIRLHIEFEDRMWANDNKPDYFTSEEVKFSNTYLATATHLLEWVQELIKSKTGPDGEQIMTAGVFVTLHATLAGMSMWHFNVSYQGAAIVKTQWFVNALAHLYNAARQIGGLDLEWPDLEFLIKTQGEKRIFQGDRPTSPDDFFSRFLLSSTAVSSRAFASDYRHGNTKSQHMPNMSSSAQKNHGFIPDLPLEMKIREFYTTNSTDENRWIRRHAVFNYLHTKREESTPVADSKEVLTRLEDLRKAFKSFTTKISPPKPKKRKGKKSKPKVNKPDFWSQDETHADLLTTMRTELAANEVHNNFDYLSFYRRAFTLVMAIREKVLLGDRLRSLHATHVDEEKEPSNFTLICELFREMRIGEKTRAEKEDEEKGLGTQLSTKVVPVGQLGAVTDMIRDLIGREGGEELKRAQLRRDRDWEGLKAAYAAEEEKEAAVGGDVVLAAE